From Deltaproteobacteria bacterium, one genomic window encodes:
- the yidC gene encoding membrane protein insertase YidC yields the protein MDRDFVIGMILIFVILVGWSYLSPKDEPAELDETATQAVATATPAMTAPAGSSATPGTLASTPPGTTPNDPLTATANGAPAEAAPPIDLAPVLPPIAIDDDKVAAAFSNVGGRVASWKLKSFNDVAGPKGEPLDLIQTQSTGRLPMSTYWVGSGPTIAEKDTYRIVRNAPDGIVFERDDPAGFRITKAYTPDFDKYRVDLKVTIKSLGAASAQGRLSMSLFHEFKVEKSSFFKPNLNITQFAAFVGGSLETKPLDKAAGVQHPGNVMWSGFENVYFLSAVAPGVSETTQVQVLGPQNPTDPIVAILTLPETTIAPGGEATFDFHAYFGPKGEDVLIAAGHGFDRAIDFGWFSAIAKLLVRFLQLLYGWTGNWGIAIIITTIIVKVLMYPLTYKSYKSMKAMSALAPLMQELREKHKEDRERLNQEMMALYKAHNVNPASGCLPLLLQLPVFLAFYRALYGTIELRHAPFAWWIQDLSAPDPYYVTPIIMGATMVITQKMTPSSADPIQQKMMMLMPVVFTFMFLSFPSGLVLYWLVSNILTIAQQFYMNKTGLTPGAPPKPVAKAA from the coding sequence ATGGATCGCGACTTTGTCATCGGGATGATTCTGATTTTCGTGATTCTCGTGGGGTGGAGCTATCTGTCGCCCAAGGACGAACCCGCCGAGTTGGACGAGACCGCGACACAGGCCGTCGCGACCGCGACGCCCGCGATGACCGCACCGGCGGGAAGCTCGGCGACACCGGGGACGCTTGCCTCGACGCCTCCCGGGACGACACCGAACGATCCGCTCACCGCGACCGCGAACGGCGCGCCCGCGGAGGCAGCCCCGCCGATCGATCTGGCCCCCGTTCTCCCGCCCATCGCGATCGACGACGACAAGGTCGCGGCCGCGTTCAGCAACGTCGGCGGCCGCGTGGCGTCCTGGAAACTCAAAAGCTTCAACGACGTGGCCGGTCCCAAGGGCGAGCCCCTCGACCTGATCCAAACGCAGAGCACCGGTCGCCTGCCGATGAGTACGTACTGGGTCGGCTCGGGTCCCACGATAGCCGAAAAGGACACCTACCGAATCGTGCGCAATGCGCCGGACGGCATCGTCTTCGAGCGCGACGACCCCGCGGGCTTTCGCATCACGAAGGCGTACACGCCCGACTTCGACAAGTACCGGGTCGATCTGAAGGTCACGATCAAAAGCCTGGGCGCGGCGTCGGCGCAGGGTCGCCTGTCGATGTCGCTCTTTCACGAATTCAAGGTGGAGAAGAGCAGCTTCTTCAAACCGAATCTCAATATCACGCAGTTCGCCGCCTTCGTGGGCGGCAGCCTCGAGACCAAGCCCCTCGACAAAGCCGCGGGCGTGCAGCATCCCGGCAACGTCATGTGGTCCGGGTTCGAAAACGTCTATTTTCTATCGGCCGTCGCGCCGGGCGTTTCCGAGACCACGCAGGTGCAGGTGCTTGGGCCGCAGAATCCGACCGACCCGATCGTCGCCATCCTGACGCTGCCCGAAACAACCATTGCGCCCGGCGGCGAGGCCACCTTCGATTTCCATGCGTACTTCGGACCCAAGGGCGAGGACGTCCTGATCGCCGCGGGCCACGGCTTCGACCGGGCCATCGACTTCGGATGGTTCTCGGCCATCGCGAAACTCCTCGTGCGCTTCCTTCAGCTGCTCTACGGCTGGACGGGAAATTGGGGCATCGCAATCATCATCACCACGATCATCGTCAAGGTGCTGATGTATCCGCTCACGTACAAGTCGTACAAATCGATGAAGGCGATGTCGGCGCTCGCGCCGCTCATGCAGGAGCTTCGCGAGAAACACAAGGAAGATCGCGAGCGCCTCAATCAGGAGATGATGGCGCTCTACAAGGCGCACAACGTCAATCCGGCGTCGGGTTGTCTGCCGTTGCTGCTCCAGCTTCCGGTCTTTCTCGCGTTCTACCGGGCGCTCTACGGGACGATCGAACTGCGTCACGCGCCTTTCGCGTGGTGGATTCAGGATCTCTCCGCTCCCGACCCCTACTACGTCACCCCGATCATCATGGGCGCGACGATGGTCATCACGCAAAAGATGACCCCGTCGTCGGCCGACCCGATCCAGCAGAAGATGATGATGCTGATGCCGGTGGTTTTCACGTTCATGTTCCTGAGTTTTCCATCCGGCCTGGTTCTGTACTGGCTGGTCAGCAACATCCTGACGATCGCCCAGCAGTTTTACATGAACAAGACCGGGCTGACCCCGGGCGCGCCGCCGAAGCCGGTGGCCAAGGCCGCGTGA
- a CDS encoding PAS domain S-box protein: MSAIPETGGRENVDRAGSPSSTLSFFPFSDILDLGRDGLCVIVGGILRHVNTSLVEMLETTAAAMLGRPFLDFVDPAHAAALDELYRRHVGGTRDIGLVESMLVRADGTKVPVEIDGGVIEIGEERAEVVVLRDLRDDEARTTALLESERRYRVLVEHSRDLIGILDGGRLQYVNRAGRRMLATTNAAGDHVDFVERIHPGDRPSWRSAIESAATRDEIADLEIRLPGKNRRDLYFDVSLIPMVLAGRHVLQLVARDVTERRKVREAVVRKDRLLREMIRAAKDAVVMIDADGLIQIFNPAAEKMFGWGAAQAIGKPVTMLLPPAIRRRHERAVRDFFRDGGGHGLMNATSELHTRTVDGRDIDIELSLSSGFVGGAGFVMALVRDVTERKRVVRALEESEERFRALFEHVQDVVLLHKIDRNGFPGRILEVNEATCRLLGYSRDELLRISPLDIHAKPAGGAAKMREVMDELRDRQTAIFERDQIAKDGRRVPVEICASRFEMNGRATVLWVARDITERKKIETIMRRTQSDLEDKIHERTAELRRAYRFLEEQYQQRLQVEQELTESERMLSTLMGNLPGMAYRCRPESPWTMEFVSEGCVDLTGFAAEDLTSRTPYVRLIHPEDFVEIRRIVASALLEKKTFRFVYRIQTSSGAEKWVWEQGRPILDSIGRISSVEGFVTDITERKRAEEQLRLLATRDHLTGLFNRRHFWELLVKRVDESRIDSRRLSVGIADLDGFKQINDVFGHRAGDDVLKNFGEIVRRELRPMDFACRYGGDEFCLVFPDSGARQAVVCAERIRRRFGQEQVVVGVEQQHHASVSIGIVELASHHNTAQDLVDHADRVLYIAKQAGKNRTIDGHDFPEAHVPMLPARRDTPNS, from the coding sequence GTGTCCGCAATTCCGGAAACCGGCGGACGTGAAAATGTCGACCGGGCGGGTTCGCCCTCGTCCACGCTTTCGTTTTTCCCGTTCAGCGACATTCTCGATCTGGGACGCGACGGCCTGTGCGTCATCGTCGGCGGAATCCTTCGTCATGTGAACACGTCACTCGTCGAGATGCTGGAGACCACGGCGGCGGCGATGCTCGGACGGCCCTTTCTCGATTTCGTCGATCCCGCCCATGCGGCCGCGCTCGACGAGCTGTATCGACGCCACGTCGGCGGGACGCGCGACATCGGGCTCGTCGAGTCGATGCTCGTGCGCGCCGACGGAACGAAGGTGCCGGTCGAGATCGACGGCGGCGTTATCGAGATCGGCGAGGAGAGGGCCGAGGTCGTCGTGCTGCGCGACCTGCGGGACGACGAGGCGCGCACCACGGCGCTGCTGGAAAGCGAGCGGCGTTATCGCGTTCTCGTCGAACACTCCCGCGATCTCATCGGCATCCTCGACGGCGGACGGTTGCAGTATGTGAACCGGGCCGGACGGCGCATGCTCGCCACGACGAACGCCGCCGGCGACCACGTCGACTTCGTCGAGCGGATTCATCCGGGCGACCGGCCGTCGTGGCGATCCGCGATCGAATCGGCCGCGACGCGGGATGAGATCGCGGATCTGGAAATTCGCCTGCCCGGCAAGAACCGACGAGATCTCTATTTCGACGTGTCGCTCATTCCGATGGTGCTGGCGGGCCGGCACGTGCTTCAACTCGTAGCCCGCGACGTGACGGAGCGGCGCAAGGTGCGCGAGGCGGTCGTGCGCAAGGATCGCCTCCTGCGCGAAATGATCCGGGCCGCCAAGGACGCGGTCGTGATGATCGACGCCGATGGGCTCATCCAGATTTTCAACCCCGCCGCCGAGAAGATGTTCGGCTGGGGCGCCGCGCAGGCGATCGGCAAGCCGGTCACGATGCTCCTGCCTCCCGCGATTCGCCGCCGCCACGAGCGCGCCGTGCGCGATTTCTTCCGCGATGGGGGCGGTCACGGTCTGATGAACGCCACGTCCGAACTGCACACCCGGACGGTGGACGGACGGGACATCGACATCGAGCTGTCGCTATCGTCCGGCTTTGTCGGCGGCGCCGGATTCGTGATGGCCCTGGTGCGCGACGTGACGGAACGCAAACGCGTCGTCCGTGCGCTCGAAGAAAGCGAAGAGAGGTTCCGGGCGCTCTTCGAGCACGTGCAGGACGTCGTGCTCCTGCACAAGATCGACCGCAACGGATTTCCGGGGCGGATCCTCGAAGTCAACGAGGCGACGTGCCGCCTGTTGGGATATTCGCGCGATGAACTCCTTCGCATTTCCCCGCTCGACATCCACGCGAAGCCCGCGGGTGGTGCGGCGAAGATGCGGGAGGTGATGGACGAGCTGCGCGATCGTCAAACGGCGATTTTCGAGCGCGATCAGATCGCAAAGGACGGTCGCCGGGTCCCCGTCGAGATCTGCGCGAGTCGCTTCGAGATGAACGGCCGCGCGACGGTGCTGTGGGTGGCGCGCGACATCACCGAACGCAAGAAAATCGAGACGATCATGCGGCGCACGCAGTCCGATCTCGAGGACAAAATCCACGAGCGCACGGCGGAATTGCGTCGCGCATACCGGTTTCTCGAAGAGCAGTATCAGCAGCGATTGCAGGTTGAGCAGGAACTCACCGAGAGCGAGCGGATGCTCTCGACGTTGATGGGCAACCTGCCCGGCATGGCATATCGCTGTCGCCCGGAATCGCCGTGGACGATGGAATTCGTGAGCGAGGGGTGCGTGGATTTAACCGGATTCGCCGCCGAGGATCTGACAAGTCGGACGCCCTATGTGCGTCTGATCCATCCCGAGGACTTCGTCGAGATCCGGCGAATTGTCGCGAGCGCGCTGCTCGAAAAGAAGACGTTTCGCTTCGTTTACCGCATCCAGACGTCATCGGGCGCGGAGAAGTGGGTGTGGGAGCAGGGCCGCCCGATTCTCGACTCGATCGGACGCATTTCGTCGGTCGAGGGCTTCGTTACCGACATCACGGAGCGCAAGCGCGCCGAGGAGCAGTTGCGATTGCTGGCGACGCGCGATCATCTGACCGGGCTGTTCAATCGCCGGCATTTCTGGGAACTGCTCGTCAAGCGGGTGGACGAATCCCGCATCGACAGCCGACGCCTGAGCGTCGGCATCGCCGATCTGGACGGGTTCAAGCAGATCAACGACGTCTTCGGCCATCGCGCGGGCGACGACGTGCTCAAGAACTTCGGCGAGATCGTCCGGCGCGAACTGCGTCCGATGGATTTCGCATGTCGTTACGGCGGAGATGAATTCTGTCTCGTCTTCCCGGATTCCGGTGCACGGCAGGCGGTGGTGTGCGCCGAGCGTATCCGGCGGCGGTTCGGCCAGGAGCAGGTCGTCGTCGGAGTCGAACAACAGCATCACGCGTCCGTGTCGATCGGGATCGTCGAACTCGCATCGCACCACAATACGGCGCAGGACCTCGTCGATCACGCCGACCGTGTTCTGTATATCGCGAAGCAGGCGGGGAAGAATCGCACGATCGACGGTCACGACTTTCCCGAGGCGCACGTCCCCATGCTGCCCGCTCGCCGGGACACGCCGAATTCGTGA
- the rnpA gene encoding ribonuclease P protein component, giving the protein MDAKPTGQRFPKASRLLDRRDFLRVGRRGKRFRTPDFTVLVDRGRRAWPRVGLTLSRQSGKAVRRNRAKRLIREYYRTHRHLLAPGYDIVVIVRDAAALRVLADVESNFDRLFRHAPFLLRTPRGGSGDAPTRPPNGSGGPASV; this is encoded by the coding sequence ATGGATGCGAAGCCGACGGGGCAGCGGTTTCCCAAGGCCTCGCGTCTGCTCGACCGGCGCGATTTTCTGCGCGTCGGGCGTCGCGGCAAACGGTTTCGCACGCCGGATTTCACGGTGCTCGTGGACCGCGGCCGCCGGGCATGGCCCCGAGTCGGTCTGACGCTCAGCCGGCAATCGGGCAAGGCGGTTCGGCGCAATCGTGCCAAGCGCCTGATTCGCGAGTATTATCGCACGCACCGCCACCTCCTTGCTCCGGGTTACGACATCGTCGTGATCGTGCGGGATGCAGCGGCGCTTCGCGTTCTCGCCGATGTGGAGAGCAATTTTGATCGACTCTTCCGCCATGCCCCGTTCCTGCTGCGAACCCCACGCGGCGGTTCGGGCGACGCCCCGACCCGCCCGCCGAACGGCTCTGGCGGTCCTGCGTCTGTATAA
- a CDS encoding DUF3467 domain-containing protein has translation MSDETEEKPKPQVVKIELKVDERLAGGQYANICAVNHNDSEFVIDTFFLQPGRPTASMNSRTILSPKNAKRLLLTLRDQIARFEKQCGEIDLGPAGEPFKLH, from the coding sequence ATGAGCGATGAAACCGAAGAGAAACCCAAACCGCAGGTCGTCAAGATCGAACTCAAGGTGGACGAGCGGCTCGCGGGCGGCCAGTATGCCAATATCTGCGCCGTCAACCACAACGACTCGGAGTTCGTGATCGACACGTTCTTTCTGCAACCCGGCCGACCGACGGCGAGCATGAACAGCCGTACAATCCTGTCGCCGAAAAATGCGAAGCGCCTGTTGCTGACGCTCCGCGACCAGATCGCGCGTTTCGAGAAGCAGTGCGGCGAGATCGATTTGGGTCCCGCCGGCGAGCCGTTCAAACTCCACTGA
- the yidD gene encoding membrane protein insertion efficiency factor YidD, with protein MPRSCCEPHAAVRATPRPARRTALAVLRLYKLAVSPWLPAACRFEPTCSDYARDCFASHSIPRAFLLTLWRLLRCHPFARGGFDPAPRP; from the coding sequence ATGCCCCGTTCCTGCTGCGAACCCCACGCGGCGGTTCGGGCGACGCCCCGACCCGCCCGCCGAACGGCTCTGGCGGTCCTGCGTCTGTATAAGCTGGCGGTCTCGCCCTGGCTGCCCGCGGCATGCCGCTTCGAACCGACGTGTTCCGACTACGCCCGCGATTGCTTCGCCTCGCATTCGATTCCGCGGGCTTTTCTCCTGACGCTTTGGCGGCTCCTGCGCTGCCATCCCTTCGCACGCGGCGGGTTTGACCCCGCGCCGCGGCCGTAA
- the rpmH gene encoding 50S ribosomal protein L34 has product MKQTYQPRNLKRVRTHGFRHRMATRWGRAVLKSRRAKGRKVLAPVFKTKARG; this is encoded by the coding sequence ATGAAACAGACTTATCAACCGCGCAACCTGAAGCGGGTTCGCACGCACGGCTTCCGTCATCGGATGGCCACGCGTTGGGGCCGCGCCGTGCTCAAGTCGCGACGGGCCAAGGGCCGCAAGGTTCTCGCCCCGGTGTTCAAGACCAAGGCGCGGGGCTGA
- a CDS encoding KH domain-containing protein: protein MKITIETEAATIDEAVADACRQLGTSPDEVRVEVVQEPKTTLGMTTRKARVRVTKGAPPEAPGPADAEPVADENGAIEASGEESAPFEDDGDDESATRHVVIDPNYDPAEELAALCRHLDPDVAVEVRRETDRLVLSVASNGSGLFIGRHGETLDALQYLINRITARRNPKIGRIVVDSENYRDRKAARLEDDALSLAEKVKKNGRPQLTRPLTAFDRRIVHTTLRDDELVTTRSIGDGDRKRVQVFLKSDARDDDRKRL from the coding sequence ATGAAGATCACGATCGAAACGGAAGCCGCCACGATCGACGAAGCGGTGGCCGACGCCTGCCGCCAGCTGGGAACCTCGCCCGACGAGGTCCGCGTGGAAGTCGTTCAGGAGCCGAAAACGACGCTCGGAATGACCACGCGCAAGGCCCGCGTGCGCGTGACGAAGGGCGCTCCTCCCGAGGCGCCCGGGCCGGCCGACGCCGAACCGGTCGCGGATGAGAACGGCGCGATCGAAGCGTCGGGCGAGGAATCGGCGCCATTCGAGGACGACGGGGACGACGAATCGGCGACGCGTCATGTCGTCATCGATCCGAACTACGACCCCGCGGAAGAGCTCGCCGCACTGTGCCGTCACCTCGATCCCGATGTCGCGGTCGAGGTACGCCGCGAAACGGACCGTCTGGTGCTGTCGGTGGCGAGCAACGGGTCCGGGCTGTTCATCGGTCGCCACGGCGAGACGCTCGACGCGCTGCAATACCTCATCAATCGCATCACCGCCCGGCGCAACCCGAAGATCGGCCGCATCGTCGTCGATTCCGAGAACTACCGCGACCGCAAGGCCGCGCGGCTCGAAGACGACGCGCTGTCGCTCGCCGAGAAGGTGAAGAAAAACGGTCGTCCGCAGTTGACGCGGCCGTTGACCGCGTTCGATCGCCGCATCGTCCACACCACGCTGCGAGACGACGAACTCGTCACGACGCGCAGTATCGGCGACGGCGACCGAAAGCGGGTACAAGTTTTCCTCAAGAGCGACGCGCGCGATGACGATCGGAAAAGACTATAA
- the bioF gene encoding 8-amino-7-oxononanoate synthase: MSRRTWRAGLHRELLALQSPPGPRVALDGRELVNLCGNDYLALSRDERVTAAASRAASDEGAGAGASRLVTGNPPSYVALEHDLAEWLGTDTALLFGSGYHANTGFIPALCDDGDLVLSDELNHASLIDGCRLSRATRMIYRHCDLAQLDALLAEHRSRYRMAMVITETIFSMDGDAPDLAALVEICERHDAALALDEAHALGVVGDGRGLAASLGLIERVDLVVGTFGKAFGSFGAFVAGSAALRDALINHARSAIFSTALPPAAVGAAHEALRIIRAEGSDLASRVRGRAGELADLVESTGHARPEVSGAVVPFVIGAEADALDASQRLFDRGVLARAIRPPTVPRGTSRIRLTACAGHTDDDMAAVASAFASLTA, translated from the coding sequence CTGTCCAGGCGGACGTGGCGCGCCGGACTTCACCGCGAACTCCTCGCGCTCCAGTCGCCGCCGGGACCCCGCGTCGCGCTCGATGGGCGCGAACTCGTCAACCTGTGCGGCAACGACTACCTCGCCCTGTCGCGTGATGAGCGCGTGACGGCCGCCGCCTCACGCGCCGCGAGCGATGAGGGCGCGGGCGCGGGAGCAAGCCGCCTCGTCACGGGCAATCCGCCGTCCTATGTCGCCCTCGAACACGACCTCGCCGAGTGGCTGGGCACGGACACCGCGCTGCTCTTCGGGTCCGGCTACCACGCCAACACGGGTTTCATCCCGGCGCTTTGCGACGACGGCGACCTGGTGCTATCGGACGAACTGAACCACGCGAGCCTGATCGACGGCTGCCGCCTGTCGCGCGCGACGCGAATGATTTATCGGCACTGCGACCTCGCGCAGCTCGACGCGCTCCTCGCCGAACACCGGTCGCGTTACCGGATGGCGATGGTCATCACCGAGACGATTTTTTCCATGGACGGCGATGCGCCCGATCTCGCCGCGCTCGTGGAGATCTGCGAGCGCCACGATGCCGCGCTGGCTCTCGACGAAGCGCACGCGCTCGGCGTGGTCGGCGACGGGCGCGGCCTTGCGGCGTCGCTCGGCCTGATCGAGCGCGTGGATCTCGTGGTCGGCACCTTCGGCAAGGCGTTCGGATCGTTCGGCGCGTTCGTCGCCGGCAGCGCCGCGCTTCGCGATGCGCTCATCAACCACGCCCGCAGCGCGATCTTTTCGACCGCGTTGCCGCCCGCTGCGGTCGGCGCGGCGCACGAAGCGCTGCGCATCATTCGCGCCGAGGGTTCGGATCTCGCCTCGCGCGTGCGCGGACGTGCGGGTGAACTCGCCGACCTCGTGGAGTCGACCGGCCATGCACGGCCCGAGGTCTCCGGCGCGGTCGTGCCCTTTGTCATCGGAGCGGAAGCCGATGCCCTCGACGCGTCGCAACGGCTCTTCGATCGCGGCGTGCTCGCTCGGGCGATCCGCCCCCCCACGGTGCCGCGAGGCACG
- a CDS encoding DUF1571 domain-containing protein: MYASRIHRAALVVLLGLALLFALVPVARADSAGDALYAKVQKSLGAVNTATYQLTLQNRVGSKMRPKEVIQCKTTREGKLYLKWTGDANKNRELIYKPGWNNDKLWVKEGGALDFAAVAVAFDDPIVKSDYVRSLDVLIFDRLAKVIAEWKSAGVATVEPDGQTLRITASGQGVSLITPDAAGLPTKIVVKDAKDQIVEEYVISSMNASAQLGDADFDVKNAAYGFPGFSSDGIHIDAERMKATLDKKYGAANHYTCRMEKKERIAGKLQEKQTMEVKFRKPGDIYMKWAKGPHEGRQMLYRVGKDDKITVKEAGILGIATVKIDPNGSLVKADTNHPLTELDMGFTIGMIYQQLSKGQKNGDIKLKFKGVENIGGKPAYVVESWFQNAETQGYYAPHSINWHDKATGLPVKTASFEANGDLREEFLWTNIKFNPGLTDADWDPANPEYGF, encoded by the coding sequence ATGTACGCATCGCGGATCCATCGCGCAGCGCTCGTCGTGTTATTGGGGCTCGCACTCCTTTTCGCTCTTGTTCCGGTCGCTCGGGCGGATTCGGCCGGCGACGCTCTTTACGCGAAAGTTCAGAAGTCGCTGGGCGCGGTGAATACGGCGACCTATCAGCTCACGCTGCAAAACCGCGTCGGGTCGAAGATGCGACCCAAGGAAGTCATCCAGTGCAAGACGACGCGCGAGGGCAAGCTGTATCTGAAGTGGACGGGCGACGCGAACAAGAATCGCGAGCTGATCTACAAGCCCGGCTGGAACAACGACAAGCTGTGGGTGAAGGAAGGCGGTGCGCTCGACTTCGCGGCGGTCGCGGTGGCTTTCGACGACCCGATCGTGAAATCCGATTACGTGCGTTCGCTGGACGTGCTCATTTTCGATCGCCTCGCGAAGGTGATCGCCGAATGGAAGTCGGCGGGGGTCGCGACCGTCGAGCCGGACGGCCAGACGCTTCGCATCACGGCGTCGGGGCAGGGCGTGTCGCTCATCACGCCGGACGCCGCGGGGCTCCCAACGAAAATCGTCGTCAAGGACGCCAAAGACCAGATCGTCGAGGAGTACGTCATTTCGAGCATGAATGCCTCGGCGCAGCTCGGCGACGCGGACTTCGACGTGAAGAACGCGGCCTACGGATTTCCGGGGTTTTCGTCGGACGGAATCCATATCGATGCCGAGCGCATGAAGGCGACGCTCGACAAAAAGTACGGGGCGGCGAACCACTACACATGCCGCATGGAGAAGAAGGAGCGCATCGCCGGCAAGCTGCAGGAAAAGCAGACCATGGAGGTCAAGTTCCGCAAACCCGGCGACATCTACATGAAGTGGGCCAAGGGACCGCACGAGGGGCGGCAGATGCTCTACCGCGTGGGCAAGGACGATAAGATCACGGTGAAAGAGGCCGGGATTCTGGGCATCGCCACCGTGAAAATCGACCCCAACGGCTCGCTGGTCAAAGCCGATACCAATCACCCCCTGACCGAACTCGACATGGGTTTCACCATCGGGATGATCTACCAGCAACTCTCCAAGGGCCAGAAAAACGGCGACATCAAGCTGAAATTCAAGGGCGTCGAGAACATCGGGGGCAAGCCGGCCTACGTCGTCGAATCCTGGTTCCAAAACGCCGAGACGCAGGGCTATTACGCTCCGCACTCCATCAACTGGCATGACAAGGCAACCGGCCTGCCGGTGAAGACGGCCTCCTTCGAGGCCAACGGCGATCTGCGCGAGGAGTTTCTCTGGACGAACATCAAGTTCAACCCCGGCCTCACCGACGCGGATTGGGACCCGGCGAACCCCGAATACGGGTTCTAA
- the bioB gene encoding biotin synthase BioB, translated as MSADEIPYADEIRRLSATAAERPLTADEALALIFTPDDESFEALLDGAEKLRRAHRGDEVTLCAIVNAKSGHCGEDCKFCAQSAHYETETPEYAFIGREKILEAAHRAKALGAREFSTVVAGKKIRTTELEVLKSVIPDIIRETGLAPCGSLGVVGDDELAQLREAGMSMFHHNLETAESHYGEVCTTRPYSVNVESVKAAKRQGMFVCSGGIFGMGETWAQRVELLMLLRDIDVDSVPINYLNPRPGTPFAEFRELSSRDALKIIALARHILPTKQVLVCGGREVNLGDDQKEIFRAGASGMMIGDYLTTKGRGATADHAMIEELGLRIRPCESHGHGAVDATRPTPAATESVTRVEFVSATAS; from the coding sequence ATGTCCGCCGACGAAATCCCGTACGCCGACGAAATCCGCCGACTGTCCGCGACCGCGGCCGAGCGCCCCTTGACGGCCGATGAGGCCCTGGCGCTGATTTTCACGCCCGACGACGAGTCGTTCGAGGCGCTGCTCGACGGCGCCGAAAAGCTGCGCCGTGCCCATCGCGGCGACGAGGTCACGCTGTGCGCGATCGTCAACGCCAAGTCGGGCCACTGCGGCGAAGACTGCAAGTTCTGCGCGCAGTCGGCGCACTACGAGACCGAGACGCCCGAATACGCGTTCATCGGTCGTGAGAAGATCCTCGAAGCCGCGCACCGGGCCAAAGCGCTGGGCGCGCGCGAGTTTTCGACGGTGGTTGCCGGCAAGAAGATTCGCACGACGGAACTCGAAGTACTCAAGTCGGTGATTCCCGACATCATTCGCGAAACCGGTCTCGCGCCGTGCGGATCGCTGGGAGTGGTGGGCGACGACGAACTCGCGCAGCTCCGCGAGGCCGGCATGTCCATGTTCCACCACAATCTCGAAACCGCCGAGAGCCATTACGGCGAAGTGTGCACGACGCGACCGTATTCGGTGAACGTCGAATCGGTGAAAGCCGCCAAGCGCCAGGGTATGTTCGTGTGCTCGGGCGGAATCTTCGGCATGGGCGAGACGTGGGCGCAGCGCGTCGAACTGCTCATGCTTTTGCGCGACATCGACGTCGATTCCGTGCCGATCAACTACTTAAATCCTCGACCCGGCACGCCGTTCGCCGAATTCCGCGAGCTGTCTTCCCGCGACGCACTCAAGATCATCGCCCTCGCGCGCCACATTCTGCCGACAAAACAGGTGCTCGTGTGCGGCGGACGCGAAGTGAACCTCGGCGACGACCAAAAAGAAATCTTTCGCGCGGGTGCGTCGGGCATGATGATCGGCGATTACCTCACCACCAAAGGGCGCGGCGCGACCGCCGATCATGCCATGATCGAGGAACTGGGATTGCGCATCCGCCCGTGCGAATCGCACGGTCATGGCGCGGTCGACGCGACGCGGCCGACCCCTGCCGCGACGGAATCGGTGACGCGCGTTGAATTCGTCTCTGCAACAGCGTCTTGA